In the genome of Vicia villosa cultivar HV-30 ecotype Madison, WI linkage group LG7, Vvil1.0, whole genome shotgun sequence, one region contains:
- the LOC131618261 gene encoding protein TILLER ANGLE CONTROL 1: MKIFNWVHKRFHHNNTPNDGFGSNMKKNESTMNNKNDNQALLKQVALTDMLGGWNDGILTIGTLGYDPMKSINNHKDYYSLEAEKQHDLVDDDDDQSFYNAEEEELNPLINNTLDENKNSEDVVCENHDDVNATKEKEIVMIENFKEVVDVPPPMIFHEIIEANDVEAADQKKRITLADLFLADSDLKMKVDYPKAKVLNESSEKPNLKSKNGFSFAKKIIPLVKDNAHPIKDIKKLMKKMLKRKIHPDLDVKNHKAEGIINDNHMNEGNGSSYFIPI, from the exons ATGAAG aTCTTCAATTGGGTGCACAAGAGGTTTCATCATAACAACACTCCCAACG ATGGATTTGGATCTAACATGAAAAAGAATGAATCTACAATGAACAACAAAAATGATAATCAAGCTTTGTTGAAACAAGTTGCTTTGACCGATATGCTTGGTGGTTGGAATGATGGAATTCTAACCATTGGAACACTTGGCTATGATCCAATGAAATCAATCAACAATCACAAAGATTACTATTCTTTGGAAGCTGAAAAACAACATGATTTAGTCGACGACGATGACGATCAAAGTTTCTATAATGCTGAAGAAGAGGAACTCAATCCATTGATCAACAATACACTTGATGAGAACAAAAACTCTGAGGATGTTGTTTGTGAAAACCATGATGATGTCAATGCtacaaaagagaaagaaatagTGATGATTGAGAACTTTAAGGAAGTTGTTGATGTTCCTCCACCTATGATTTTTCATGAAATCATTGAGGCAAATGATGTGGAAGCTGCTGATCAAAAGAAAAGGATCACTTTAGCTGATCTATTCCTAGCTGATTCTGATCTTAAGATGAAAGTTGATTACCCTAAAGCAAAAGTCTTGAATGAGTCAAGTGAAAAACCAAACCTTAAGTCAAAAAATGGATTTTCTTTTGCTAAGAAAATCATTCCTCTTGTTAAGGACAATGCACATCCAATCAAAGACATCAAGAAA CTGATGAAGAAGATGCTAAAGAGGAAAATTCATCCAGATCTAGATGTCAAGAATCACAAAGCAGAAGGAATCATTAATGATAACCACATGAATGAAGGAAATGGCTCAAGCTATTTTATCCCAATTTAA